One genomic window of Candoia aspera isolate rCanAsp1 chromosome 12, rCanAsp1.hap2, whole genome shotgun sequence includes the following:
- the LOC134504415 gene encoding cytochrome c oxidase subunit 7B, mitochondrial → MFPLVRRALALSARGIQHTVTRQAHRKLEPDFHDKYGNLVLISGLAFGIGTWAYACIQLPITWNFSPVGQLTPKEWRED, encoded by the exons ATGTTCCCTTTGGTGCGAAGAGCCCTGGCCCTTTCGG CCCGTGGCATTCAGCATACTGTGACGAGACAGGCTCACCGCAAACTTGAACCTGACTTCCACGACAAGTATGGCAACCTCGTTCTCATTAGTGGGCTGGCATTTGGTATTGGCACTTGGGCCTAT GCTTGCATTCAGCTTCCAATTACATGGAATTTCTCTCCAGTTGGCCAACTTACTCCAAAGGAATGGAGAGAAGACTAG
- the MAGT1 gene encoding magnesium transporter protein 1: MGAGPPVSPSLRLREEAGEAMATPRRLLLRALALGGLALLVGWGGSGVEGQKKKEMVLSEKVSQLMEWTSKRSVIRLNGDKFRRLIKAPPRNYSVIVMFTALQPHRQCVVCRQADEEYQILANSWRYSSAFTNKIFFAMVDFDEGADVFQMLNMNSAPTFINFPPKGKPKRGDTYELQVRGFAAEQLARWVADRTDVNIRVIRPPNYAGPLMLGLLLAVIGGLVYLRRSNLDFLHNKAGWAFAALCFVLAMTSGQMWNHIRGPPYAHKNPHTGQMSYIHGSSQAQFVAETHIVLLFNAGVTLGIVLLYEAATSDLEVGKRKIMCVAGIGLVVVFFSWLLSIFRSKYHGYPYSFLMS; this comes from the exons ATGGGCGCAGGGCCGCCGGTGTCGCCGTCTCTCCGGCTGAGGGAAGAGGCTGGCGAGGCCATGGCGACGCCGCGGCGGCTGCTCCTGCGGGCCCTGGCGCTGGGTGGGCTGGCGCTGCTGGTCGGCTGGGGCGGCTCCGGCGTGGAGgggcagaagaaaaaagag ATGGTGCTTTCAGAAAAAGTGAGCCAGTTGATGGAATGGACTAGCAAAAGGTCAGTTATTCGACTGAATGGGGACAAATTTCGACGTCTCATAAAGGCACCACCAAGAAACTACTCTGTGATAGTAATGTTCACCGCTCTTCAGCCTCACAGACAATGTGTTGTTTGCAG GCAGGCTGATGAAGAGTACCAGATTCTGGCAAATTCCTGGCGATACTCAAGCGCATTTACCAACAAGATCTTTTTTGCTATGGTGGATTTTGATGAAGGAGCTGACGTATTTCAAATG CTCAACATGAATTCTGCTCCAACCTTCATTAATTTCCCACCAAAAGGGAAGCCAAAAAGAGGAGATACTTATGAGCTGCAAGTGCGAGGTTTTGCCGCTGAACAGCTTGCCCGCTGGGTGGCTGATAGAACAGATGTCAAT ATCCGAGTGATAAGACCACCAAACTATGCTGGACCCTTGATGTTGGGGCTGCTGCTGGCTGTCATTGGTGGCCTTGTCTATTTAAGAAGAAGCAACCTGGATTTCCTCCATAACAAGGCGGGCTGGGCCTTTGCTGCTTTG TGTTTTGTTCTGGCTATGACATCAGGGCAGATGTGGAATCACATCAGAGGGCCACCATATGCTCATAAGAACCCTCATACAGGTCAAATG AGCTACATCCATGGGAGCAGTCAAGCACAATTTGTTGCTGAAACGCATATTGTTCTACTGTTTA ACGCAGGTGTCACTCTGGGGATCGTGCTCCTTTACGAAGCTGCTACATCCGACCTGGaggtggggaagagaaaaa TCATGTGTGTGGCTGGCATCGGCCTCGTGGTGGTGTTCTTCAGCTGGCTCCTTTCAATTTTTAGATCCAAATACCACGGCTATCCATACAG cttTCTGATGAGTTAA